In a genomic window of Nyctibius grandis isolate bNycGra1 chromosome 4, bNycGra1.pri, whole genome shotgun sequence:
- the BMAL1 gene encoding basic helix-loop-helix ARNT-like protein 1 isoform X1, which produces MADQRMDISSTISDFMSPDPADLISSSLSTSGLDCNRKRKGSSTDYQLDGFPFEEGMDTDKDDQHGRLEYTDQQGRIKNAREAHSQIEKRRRDKMNSFIDELASLVPTCNAMSRKLDKLTVLRMAVQHMKTLRGATNPYTEANYKPTFLSDDELKHLILRAADGFLFVVGCDRGKILFVSESVFKILNYSQNDLIGQSLFDYLHPKDIAKVKEQLSSSDTAPRERLIDAKTGLPVKTDITPGPSRLCSGARRSFFCRMKCNRPSVKVEDKDFPSTCSKKKADRKSFCTIHSTGYLKSWPPTKMGLDEDNEPDNEGCNLSCLVAIGRLHPHVVPQPVNGEIRVKPTEYVSRHAIDGKFVFVDQRATAILAYLPQELLGTSCYEYFHQDDIGHLAECHRQVLQTREKITTNCYKFKIKDGSFITLRSRWFSFMNPWTKEVEYIVSTNTVVSTNVLDSGDAAFPQLAASPHSMDSVLQAGEGGPKRTHPTVPGIPGGTRAGAGKIGRMIAEEIMEIHRIRGSSPSSCGSSPLNITSTPPPDTSSPGGKKILNGGTPDISSAGLLSGQIQDNSGYPYSDNSSILGENSHIGIDMIDNDQGSSSPSNDEAAMAVIMSLLEADAGLGGPVDFSDLPWPL; this is translated from the exons ATGGCAGACCAAAGGATGGACATATCTTCTACAATTAGTGACTTTATGTCACCAGACCCTGCTGACTTGATCTCCAGTTCCCTTAGCACTTCAGGACTGGATTGtaataggaaaagaaagggaagctCTACTGATTATCA acttGATGGCTTTCCTTTTGA GGAAGGTATGGATACAGATAAAGATGATCAACATGGAAG ATTGGAGTATACAGACCAACAAGGcagaataaaaaatgcaag GGAGGCTCATAGTCAAAttgaaaaaaggaggagagatAAAATGAACAGTTTTATAGATGAACTGGCATCTTTGGTACCAACGTGCAACGCTATGTCTCGAAAGCTGGATAAACTCACTGTATTGAGAATGGCTGTCCAGCATATGAAAACACTACGTG gtGCTACAAACCCATATACAGAAGCAAACTATAAGCCTACTTTTCTATCAGATGATGAATTAAAACATCTTATTCTCAGG gCAGCAgatggatttctttttgttgtggGCTGTGACAGAGGGAAGATACTGTTTGTTTCAGAATCTGTCTTCAAGATCCTCAACTACAGTCAG AATGATTTGATTGGTCAAAGTTTATTTGATTACCTTCATCCTAAAGACATTGCCAAAGTGAAGGAGCAGCTCTCTTCTTCTGACACTGCGCCACGAGAAAGGCTTATAGATGCAAAAA CTGGACTCCCAGTTAAAACTGATATAACACCTGGGCCATCGCGACTATGTTCTGGAGCAAGACGGTCCTTCTTTTGTAGGATGAAGTGCAATAGACCTTCAGTGAAAGTAGAAGATAAGGATTTTCCTTCAACCTGTTCAAAGAAGAAAG cagACCGCAAAAGCTTTTGCACTATTCATAGTACAGGATATTTGAAAAGCTGGCCGCCAACAAAAATGGGACTAGATGAAGATAATGAACCAGATAACGAGGGTTGTAATTTAAGCTGTCTTGTTGCAATTGGACGGCTGCATCCTCATGTAGTACCACAGCCGGTCAATGGTGAGATCAGGGTGAAACCTACAGAATATGTTTCTCGACATGCGATAGATGGGAAATTTGTTTTTGTAGATCAGAG GGCAACAGCCATTCTGGCATACTTACCCCAGGAACTTCTAGGTACTTCGTGTTATGAATATTTTCATCAAGATGATATAGGACATCTTGCAGAATGTCATAGACAAG TTTTGCagacaagagaaaaaattacAACTAACTGCtacaagtttaaaataaaagatggcTCTTTTATTACATTGCGGAGTCGCTGGTTCAGTTTCATGAACCCTTGGACCAAAGAAGTAGAGTACATTGTCTCAACAAATACAGTCGTTTC CACCAACGTACTTGATAGTGGAGACGCAGCCTTTCCACAGCTTGCAGCTTCTCCACACAGCATGGACAGTGTgcttcaggctggagaag GTGGCCCAAAAAGGACCCATCCTACTGTGCCTGGAATTCCAGGTGGAACAAGAGCTGGGGCAGGTAAAATAGGGAGGATGATTGCTGAAGAAATCATGGAGATTCACAG GATAAGGGGATCATCACCTTCCAGCTGTGGTTCAAGTCCACTGAACATTACTAGCACACCACCACCCGACACATCCTCTCCAGGAGGCAAGAAG atctTGAATGGTGGCACTCCAGACATTTCTTCAGCTGGGTTACTGTCTGGGCAAATCCAGGATAACTCTGGTTATCCATATTCTGACAACTCCTCTATTCTTG GGGAGAACTCTCATATAGGCATTGATATGATTGACAACGATCAAGgatccagcagccccagcaatGATGAAGCAGCAATGGCAGTAATAATGAGCCTTCTTGAAGCAGATGCAGGTCTTGGTGGCCCTGTAGACTTCAGTGATTTGCCATGGCCCTTGTAA
- the BMAL1 gene encoding basic helix-loop-helix ARNT-like protein 1 isoform X5, with product MDTDKDDQHGRLEYTDQQGRIKNAREAHSQIEKRRRDKMNSFIDELASLVPTCNAMSRKLDKLTVLRMAVQHMKTLRGATNPYTEANYKPTFLSDDELKHLILRAADGFLFVVGCDRGKILFVSESVFKILNYSQNDLIGQSLFDYLHPKDIAKVKEQLSSSDTAPRERLIDAKTGLPVKTDITPGPSRLCSGARRSFFCRMKCNRPSVKVEDKDFPSTCSKKKADRKSFCTIHSTGYLKSWPPTKMGLDEDNEPDNEGCNLSCLVAIGRLHPHVVPQPVNGEIRVKPTEYVSRHAIDGKFVFVDQRATAILAYLPQELLGTSCYEYFHQDDIGHLAECHRQVLQTREKITTNCYKFKIKDGSFITLRSRWFSFMNPWTKEVEYIVSTNTVVSTNVLDSGDAAFPQLAASPHSMDSVLQAGEGGPKRTHPTVPGIPGGTRAGAGKIGRMIAEEIMEIHRIRGSSPSSCGSSPLNITSTPPPDTSSPGGKKILNGGTPDISSAGLLSGQIQDNSGYPYSDNSSILGENSHIGIDMIDNDQGSSSPSNDEAAMAVIMSLLEADAGLGGPVDFSDLPWPL from the exons ATGGATACAGATAAAGATGATCAACATGGAAG ATTGGAGTATACAGACCAACAAGGcagaataaaaaatgcaag GGAGGCTCATAGTCAAAttgaaaaaaggaggagagatAAAATGAACAGTTTTATAGATGAACTGGCATCTTTGGTACCAACGTGCAACGCTATGTCTCGAAAGCTGGATAAACTCACTGTATTGAGAATGGCTGTCCAGCATATGAAAACACTACGTG gtGCTACAAACCCATATACAGAAGCAAACTATAAGCCTACTTTTCTATCAGATGATGAATTAAAACATCTTATTCTCAGG gCAGCAgatggatttctttttgttgtggGCTGTGACAGAGGGAAGATACTGTTTGTTTCAGAATCTGTCTTCAAGATCCTCAACTACAGTCAG AATGATTTGATTGGTCAAAGTTTATTTGATTACCTTCATCCTAAAGACATTGCCAAAGTGAAGGAGCAGCTCTCTTCTTCTGACACTGCGCCACGAGAAAGGCTTATAGATGCAAAAA CTGGACTCCCAGTTAAAACTGATATAACACCTGGGCCATCGCGACTATGTTCTGGAGCAAGACGGTCCTTCTTTTGTAGGATGAAGTGCAATAGACCTTCAGTGAAAGTAGAAGATAAGGATTTTCCTTCAACCTGTTCAAAGAAGAAAG cagACCGCAAAAGCTTTTGCACTATTCATAGTACAGGATATTTGAAAAGCTGGCCGCCAACAAAAATGGGACTAGATGAAGATAATGAACCAGATAACGAGGGTTGTAATTTAAGCTGTCTTGTTGCAATTGGACGGCTGCATCCTCATGTAGTACCACAGCCGGTCAATGGTGAGATCAGGGTGAAACCTACAGAATATGTTTCTCGACATGCGATAGATGGGAAATTTGTTTTTGTAGATCAGAG GGCAACAGCCATTCTGGCATACTTACCCCAGGAACTTCTAGGTACTTCGTGTTATGAATATTTTCATCAAGATGATATAGGACATCTTGCAGAATGTCATAGACAAG TTTTGCagacaagagaaaaaattacAACTAACTGCtacaagtttaaaataaaagatggcTCTTTTATTACATTGCGGAGTCGCTGGTTCAGTTTCATGAACCCTTGGACCAAAGAAGTAGAGTACATTGTCTCAACAAATACAGTCGTTTC CACCAACGTACTTGATAGTGGAGACGCAGCCTTTCCACAGCTTGCAGCTTCTCCACACAGCATGGACAGTGTgcttcaggctggagaag GTGGCCCAAAAAGGACCCATCCTACTGTGCCTGGAATTCCAGGTGGAACAAGAGCTGGGGCAGGTAAAATAGGGAGGATGATTGCTGAAGAAATCATGGAGATTCACAG GATAAGGGGATCATCACCTTCCAGCTGTGGTTCAAGTCCACTGAACATTACTAGCACACCACCACCCGACACATCCTCTCCAGGAGGCAAGAAG atctTGAATGGTGGCACTCCAGACATTTCTTCAGCTGGGTTACTGTCTGGGCAAATCCAGGATAACTCTGGTTATCCATATTCTGACAACTCCTCTATTCTTG GGGAGAACTCTCATATAGGCATTGATATGATTGACAACGATCAAGgatccagcagccccagcaatGATGAAGCAGCAATGGCAGTAATAATGAGCCTTCTTGAAGCAGATGCAGGTCTTGGTGGCCCTGTAGACTTCAGTGATTTGCCATGGCCCTTGTAA
- the BMAL1 gene encoding basic helix-loop-helix ARNT-like protein 1 isoform X3, which translates to MADQRMDISSTISDFMSPDPADLISSSLSTSGLDCNRKRKGSSTDYQLDGFPFELEYTDQQGRIKNAREAHSQIEKRRRDKMNSFIDELASLVPTCNAMSRKLDKLTVLRMAVQHMKTLRGATNPYTEANYKPTFLSDDELKHLILRAADGFLFVVGCDRGKILFVSESVFKILNYSQNDLIGQSLFDYLHPKDIAKVKEQLSSSDTAPRERLIDAKTGLPVKTDITPGPSRLCSGARRSFFCRMKCNRPSVKVEDKDFPSTCSKKKADRKSFCTIHSTGYLKSWPPTKMGLDEDNEPDNEGCNLSCLVAIGRLHPHVVPQPVNGEIRVKPTEYVSRHAIDGKFVFVDQRATAILAYLPQELLGTSCYEYFHQDDIGHLAECHRQVLQTREKITTNCYKFKIKDGSFITLRSRWFSFMNPWTKEVEYIVSTNTVVSTNVLDSGDAAFPQLAASPHSMDSVLQAGEGGPKRTHPTVPGIPGGTRAGAGKIGRMIAEEIMEIHRIRGSSPSSCGSSPLNITSTPPPDTSSPGGKKILNGGTPDISSAGLLSGQIQDNSGYPYSDNSSILGENSHIGIDMIDNDQGSSSPSNDEAAMAVIMSLLEADAGLGGPVDFSDLPWPL; encoded by the exons ATGGCAGACCAAAGGATGGACATATCTTCTACAATTAGTGACTTTATGTCACCAGACCCTGCTGACTTGATCTCCAGTTCCCTTAGCACTTCAGGACTGGATTGtaataggaaaagaaagggaagctCTACTGATTATCA acttGATGGCTTTCCTTTTGA ATTGGAGTATACAGACCAACAAGGcagaataaaaaatgcaag GGAGGCTCATAGTCAAAttgaaaaaaggaggagagatAAAATGAACAGTTTTATAGATGAACTGGCATCTTTGGTACCAACGTGCAACGCTATGTCTCGAAAGCTGGATAAACTCACTGTATTGAGAATGGCTGTCCAGCATATGAAAACACTACGTG gtGCTACAAACCCATATACAGAAGCAAACTATAAGCCTACTTTTCTATCAGATGATGAATTAAAACATCTTATTCTCAGG gCAGCAgatggatttctttttgttgtggGCTGTGACAGAGGGAAGATACTGTTTGTTTCAGAATCTGTCTTCAAGATCCTCAACTACAGTCAG AATGATTTGATTGGTCAAAGTTTATTTGATTACCTTCATCCTAAAGACATTGCCAAAGTGAAGGAGCAGCTCTCTTCTTCTGACACTGCGCCACGAGAAAGGCTTATAGATGCAAAAA CTGGACTCCCAGTTAAAACTGATATAACACCTGGGCCATCGCGACTATGTTCTGGAGCAAGACGGTCCTTCTTTTGTAGGATGAAGTGCAATAGACCTTCAGTGAAAGTAGAAGATAAGGATTTTCCTTCAACCTGTTCAAAGAAGAAAG cagACCGCAAAAGCTTTTGCACTATTCATAGTACAGGATATTTGAAAAGCTGGCCGCCAACAAAAATGGGACTAGATGAAGATAATGAACCAGATAACGAGGGTTGTAATTTAAGCTGTCTTGTTGCAATTGGACGGCTGCATCCTCATGTAGTACCACAGCCGGTCAATGGTGAGATCAGGGTGAAACCTACAGAATATGTTTCTCGACATGCGATAGATGGGAAATTTGTTTTTGTAGATCAGAG GGCAACAGCCATTCTGGCATACTTACCCCAGGAACTTCTAGGTACTTCGTGTTATGAATATTTTCATCAAGATGATATAGGACATCTTGCAGAATGTCATAGACAAG TTTTGCagacaagagaaaaaattacAACTAACTGCtacaagtttaaaataaaagatggcTCTTTTATTACATTGCGGAGTCGCTGGTTCAGTTTCATGAACCCTTGGACCAAAGAAGTAGAGTACATTGTCTCAACAAATACAGTCGTTTC CACCAACGTACTTGATAGTGGAGACGCAGCCTTTCCACAGCTTGCAGCTTCTCCACACAGCATGGACAGTGTgcttcaggctggagaag GTGGCCCAAAAAGGACCCATCCTACTGTGCCTGGAATTCCAGGTGGAACAAGAGCTGGGGCAGGTAAAATAGGGAGGATGATTGCTGAAGAAATCATGGAGATTCACAG GATAAGGGGATCATCACCTTCCAGCTGTGGTTCAAGTCCACTGAACATTACTAGCACACCACCACCCGACACATCCTCTCCAGGAGGCAAGAAG atctTGAATGGTGGCACTCCAGACATTTCTTCAGCTGGGTTACTGTCTGGGCAAATCCAGGATAACTCTGGTTATCCATATTCTGACAACTCCTCTATTCTTG GGGAGAACTCTCATATAGGCATTGATATGATTGACAACGATCAAGgatccagcagccccagcaatGATGAAGCAGCAATGGCAGTAATAATGAGCCTTCTTGAAGCAGATGCAGGTCTTGGTGGCCCTGTAGACTTCAGTGATTTGCCATGGCCCTTGTAA
- the BMAL1 gene encoding basic helix-loop-helix ARNT-like protein 1 isoform X2, with translation MADQRMDISSTISDFMSPDPADLISSSLSTSGLDCNRKRKGSSTDYQEGMDTDKDDQHGRLEYTDQQGRIKNAREAHSQIEKRRRDKMNSFIDELASLVPTCNAMSRKLDKLTVLRMAVQHMKTLRGATNPYTEANYKPTFLSDDELKHLILRAADGFLFVVGCDRGKILFVSESVFKILNYSQNDLIGQSLFDYLHPKDIAKVKEQLSSSDTAPRERLIDAKTGLPVKTDITPGPSRLCSGARRSFFCRMKCNRPSVKVEDKDFPSTCSKKKADRKSFCTIHSTGYLKSWPPTKMGLDEDNEPDNEGCNLSCLVAIGRLHPHVVPQPVNGEIRVKPTEYVSRHAIDGKFVFVDQRATAILAYLPQELLGTSCYEYFHQDDIGHLAECHRQVLQTREKITTNCYKFKIKDGSFITLRSRWFSFMNPWTKEVEYIVSTNTVVSTNVLDSGDAAFPQLAASPHSMDSVLQAGEGGPKRTHPTVPGIPGGTRAGAGKIGRMIAEEIMEIHRIRGSSPSSCGSSPLNITSTPPPDTSSPGGKKILNGGTPDISSAGLLSGQIQDNSGYPYSDNSSILGENSHIGIDMIDNDQGSSSPSNDEAAMAVIMSLLEADAGLGGPVDFSDLPWPL, from the exons ATGGCAGACCAAAGGATGGACATATCTTCTACAATTAGTGACTTTATGTCACCAGACCCTGCTGACTTGATCTCCAGTTCCCTTAGCACTTCAGGACTGGATTGtaataggaaaagaaagggaagctCTACTGATTATCA GGAAGGTATGGATACAGATAAAGATGATCAACATGGAAG ATTGGAGTATACAGACCAACAAGGcagaataaaaaatgcaag GGAGGCTCATAGTCAAAttgaaaaaaggaggagagatAAAATGAACAGTTTTATAGATGAACTGGCATCTTTGGTACCAACGTGCAACGCTATGTCTCGAAAGCTGGATAAACTCACTGTATTGAGAATGGCTGTCCAGCATATGAAAACACTACGTG gtGCTACAAACCCATATACAGAAGCAAACTATAAGCCTACTTTTCTATCAGATGATGAATTAAAACATCTTATTCTCAGG gCAGCAgatggatttctttttgttgtggGCTGTGACAGAGGGAAGATACTGTTTGTTTCAGAATCTGTCTTCAAGATCCTCAACTACAGTCAG AATGATTTGATTGGTCAAAGTTTATTTGATTACCTTCATCCTAAAGACATTGCCAAAGTGAAGGAGCAGCTCTCTTCTTCTGACACTGCGCCACGAGAAAGGCTTATAGATGCAAAAA CTGGACTCCCAGTTAAAACTGATATAACACCTGGGCCATCGCGACTATGTTCTGGAGCAAGACGGTCCTTCTTTTGTAGGATGAAGTGCAATAGACCTTCAGTGAAAGTAGAAGATAAGGATTTTCCTTCAACCTGTTCAAAGAAGAAAG cagACCGCAAAAGCTTTTGCACTATTCATAGTACAGGATATTTGAAAAGCTGGCCGCCAACAAAAATGGGACTAGATGAAGATAATGAACCAGATAACGAGGGTTGTAATTTAAGCTGTCTTGTTGCAATTGGACGGCTGCATCCTCATGTAGTACCACAGCCGGTCAATGGTGAGATCAGGGTGAAACCTACAGAATATGTTTCTCGACATGCGATAGATGGGAAATTTGTTTTTGTAGATCAGAG GGCAACAGCCATTCTGGCATACTTACCCCAGGAACTTCTAGGTACTTCGTGTTATGAATATTTTCATCAAGATGATATAGGACATCTTGCAGAATGTCATAGACAAG TTTTGCagacaagagaaaaaattacAACTAACTGCtacaagtttaaaataaaagatggcTCTTTTATTACATTGCGGAGTCGCTGGTTCAGTTTCATGAACCCTTGGACCAAAGAAGTAGAGTACATTGTCTCAACAAATACAGTCGTTTC CACCAACGTACTTGATAGTGGAGACGCAGCCTTTCCACAGCTTGCAGCTTCTCCACACAGCATGGACAGTGTgcttcaggctggagaag GTGGCCCAAAAAGGACCCATCCTACTGTGCCTGGAATTCCAGGTGGAACAAGAGCTGGGGCAGGTAAAATAGGGAGGATGATTGCTGAAGAAATCATGGAGATTCACAG GATAAGGGGATCATCACCTTCCAGCTGTGGTTCAAGTCCACTGAACATTACTAGCACACCACCACCCGACACATCCTCTCCAGGAGGCAAGAAG atctTGAATGGTGGCACTCCAGACATTTCTTCAGCTGGGTTACTGTCTGGGCAAATCCAGGATAACTCTGGTTATCCATATTCTGACAACTCCTCTATTCTTG GGGAGAACTCTCATATAGGCATTGATATGATTGACAACGATCAAGgatccagcagccccagcaatGATGAAGCAGCAATGGCAGTAATAATGAGCCTTCTTGAAGCAGATGCAGGTCTTGGTGGCCCTGTAGACTTCAGTGATTTGCCATGGCCCTTGTAA
- the BMAL1 gene encoding basic helix-loop-helix ARNT-like protein 1 isoform X4, which produces MADQRMDISSTISDFMSPDPADLISSSLSTSGLDCNRKRKGSSTDYQLEYTDQQGRIKNAREAHSQIEKRRRDKMNSFIDELASLVPTCNAMSRKLDKLTVLRMAVQHMKTLRGATNPYTEANYKPTFLSDDELKHLILRAADGFLFVVGCDRGKILFVSESVFKILNYSQNDLIGQSLFDYLHPKDIAKVKEQLSSSDTAPRERLIDAKTGLPVKTDITPGPSRLCSGARRSFFCRMKCNRPSVKVEDKDFPSTCSKKKADRKSFCTIHSTGYLKSWPPTKMGLDEDNEPDNEGCNLSCLVAIGRLHPHVVPQPVNGEIRVKPTEYVSRHAIDGKFVFVDQRATAILAYLPQELLGTSCYEYFHQDDIGHLAECHRQVLQTREKITTNCYKFKIKDGSFITLRSRWFSFMNPWTKEVEYIVSTNTVVSTNVLDSGDAAFPQLAASPHSMDSVLQAGEGGPKRTHPTVPGIPGGTRAGAGKIGRMIAEEIMEIHRIRGSSPSSCGSSPLNITSTPPPDTSSPGGKKILNGGTPDISSAGLLSGQIQDNSGYPYSDNSSILGENSHIGIDMIDNDQGSSSPSNDEAAMAVIMSLLEADAGLGGPVDFSDLPWPL; this is translated from the exons ATGGCAGACCAAAGGATGGACATATCTTCTACAATTAGTGACTTTATGTCACCAGACCCTGCTGACTTGATCTCCAGTTCCCTTAGCACTTCAGGACTGGATTGtaataggaaaagaaagggaagctCTACTGATTATCA ATTGGAGTATACAGACCAACAAGGcagaataaaaaatgcaag GGAGGCTCATAGTCAAAttgaaaaaaggaggagagatAAAATGAACAGTTTTATAGATGAACTGGCATCTTTGGTACCAACGTGCAACGCTATGTCTCGAAAGCTGGATAAACTCACTGTATTGAGAATGGCTGTCCAGCATATGAAAACACTACGTG gtGCTACAAACCCATATACAGAAGCAAACTATAAGCCTACTTTTCTATCAGATGATGAATTAAAACATCTTATTCTCAGG gCAGCAgatggatttctttttgttgtggGCTGTGACAGAGGGAAGATACTGTTTGTTTCAGAATCTGTCTTCAAGATCCTCAACTACAGTCAG AATGATTTGATTGGTCAAAGTTTATTTGATTACCTTCATCCTAAAGACATTGCCAAAGTGAAGGAGCAGCTCTCTTCTTCTGACACTGCGCCACGAGAAAGGCTTATAGATGCAAAAA CTGGACTCCCAGTTAAAACTGATATAACACCTGGGCCATCGCGACTATGTTCTGGAGCAAGACGGTCCTTCTTTTGTAGGATGAAGTGCAATAGACCTTCAGTGAAAGTAGAAGATAAGGATTTTCCTTCAACCTGTTCAAAGAAGAAAG cagACCGCAAAAGCTTTTGCACTATTCATAGTACAGGATATTTGAAAAGCTGGCCGCCAACAAAAATGGGACTAGATGAAGATAATGAACCAGATAACGAGGGTTGTAATTTAAGCTGTCTTGTTGCAATTGGACGGCTGCATCCTCATGTAGTACCACAGCCGGTCAATGGTGAGATCAGGGTGAAACCTACAGAATATGTTTCTCGACATGCGATAGATGGGAAATTTGTTTTTGTAGATCAGAG GGCAACAGCCATTCTGGCATACTTACCCCAGGAACTTCTAGGTACTTCGTGTTATGAATATTTTCATCAAGATGATATAGGACATCTTGCAGAATGTCATAGACAAG TTTTGCagacaagagaaaaaattacAACTAACTGCtacaagtttaaaataaaagatggcTCTTTTATTACATTGCGGAGTCGCTGGTTCAGTTTCATGAACCCTTGGACCAAAGAAGTAGAGTACATTGTCTCAACAAATACAGTCGTTTC CACCAACGTACTTGATAGTGGAGACGCAGCCTTTCCACAGCTTGCAGCTTCTCCACACAGCATGGACAGTGTgcttcaggctggagaag GTGGCCCAAAAAGGACCCATCCTACTGTGCCTGGAATTCCAGGTGGAACAAGAGCTGGGGCAGGTAAAATAGGGAGGATGATTGCTGAAGAAATCATGGAGATTCACAG GATAAGGGGATCATCACCTTCCAGCTGTGGTTCAAGTCCACTGAACATTACTAGCACACCACCACCCGACACATCCTCTCCAGGAGGCAAGAAG atctTGAATGGTGGCACTCCAGACATTTCTTCAGCTGGGTTACTGTCTGGGCAAATCCAGGATAACTCTGGTTATCCATATTCTGACAACTCCTCTATTCTTG GGGAGAACTCTCATATAGGCATTGATATGATTGACAACGATCAAGgatccagcagccccagcaatGATGAAGCAGCAATGGCAGTAATAATGAGCCTTCTTGAAGCAGATGCAGGTCTTGGTGGCCCTGTAGACTTCAGTGATTTGCCATGGCCCTTGTAA